One stretch of Nitrospirota bacterium DNA includes these proteins:
- a CDS encoding deoxyhypusine synthase family protein: protein MGAREFRDGAQDGLEALEPLDPEQIGSFDGLLTAMRKTAFGGRRLGEAYEVLWAMIEDPDCFVVLTLSGAMTIAKMGKIISAMIDHGMVQCVVSTGALIAHGLSESVGKTHYRHHPSMSDEELFKKGYNRVYDTLEMESNLNYVEQVVSQTMKRVKPDQNISSEILTRELGQTLAEDYEGAGILKSAYVKKVPVFIPAFTDSEMGLDVGTWAMGRELERARAKLQGSSDLDVLRAIHVAYPFFNPYLDLNSYASHIVSAKKLGIFTIGGGVPRNWAQQVGPYIEISNSRLGLNVQPPRFQYGVRICPEPDYWGGLSGCTYQEGISWGKFVPPEEGGRFAEVLSDATVVWPLLMVALLERAKAKRALRT, encoded by the coding sequence ATGGGTGCACGCGAATTCCGTGATGGGGCGCAAGATGGACTCGAAGCGCTTGAGCCTCTCGACCCCGAACAGATCGGGTCGTTCGACGGCCTTCTGACCGCCATGCGAAAGACCGCCTTCGGGGGCCGCCGCTTGGGCGAAGCCTACGAAGTGCTCTGGGCGATGATCGAGGATCCCGACTGCTTCGTCGTGTTGACGCTGTCGGGGGCGATGACCATCGCCAAAATGGGCAAGATCATCAGCGCGATGATCGATCATGGGATGGTGCAATGTGTTGTTTCGACCGGCGCGTTGATCGCCCATGGGTTGAGTGAATCGGTCGGTAAAACGCATTATCGGCACCATCCGTCGATGTCAGACGAAGAACTATTCAAGAAGGGCTACAATCGGGTCTACGACACATTGGAGATGGAGTCCAACCTGAATTATGTGGAGCAGGTCGTCTCCCAGACGATGAAGCGGGTGAAGCCTGACCAGAATATTTCTTCCGAGATTCTTACGCGTGAATTGGGTCAAACCCTTGCGGAAGATTATGAGGGTGCGGGCATTCTCAAAAGCGCCTATGTGAAAAAAGTCCCCGTCTTCATTCCTGCCTTTACCGACTCCGAGATGGGACTGGATGTCGGAACGTGGGCCATGGGCCGTGAGCTTGAGCGGGCTCGCGCGAAGCTGCAAGGGAGCAGCGATCTTGACGTGCTGCGGGCGATTCATGTCGCCTATCCCTTCTTCAATCCCTATCTCGATCTAAACAGCTATGCGAGCCATATTGTGTCGGCGAAGAAACTGGGGATCTTTACGATTGGCGGTGGCGTGCCGCGTAATTGGGCGCAACAGGTCGGTCCCTACATCGAGATCAGCAATTCGCGACTTGGCCTCAATGTTCAGCCGCCTCGCTTCCAGTACGGTGTGCGTATCTGTCCGGAGCCGGACTATTGGGGCGGGTTGAGTGGCTGTACCTACCAGGAAGGTATTTCCTGGGGCAAGTTTGTGCCGCCGGAAGAAGGCGGGCGCTTTGCCGAAGTCTTGAGCGATGCCACGGTCGTTTGGCCACTCCTCATGGTGGCATTGTTAGAGCGTGCCAAAGCGAAACGCGCGCTGCGCACATGA
- a CDS encoding helix-turn-helix domain-containing protein encodes MDRPTPTQITLADELAAQGLSRTTIAAHLGRHRETIGLWLKGIATDGLAGLLARHAQAKKGPDEPGRSRRRSSD; translated from the coding sequence ATGGACAGGCCGACACCCACCCAAATCACGCTGGCCGATGAGCTTGCCGCGCAAGGCCTGAGTCGGACGACGATTGCGGCGCATCTGGGGCGACACCGGGAGACCATCGGGCTCTGGCTCAAGGGGATTGCGACGGATGGGCTGGCCGGGTTGCTCGCCCGCCATGCCCAGGCCAAGAAGGGGCCCGACGAGCCCGGCAGGTCTCGGCGACGATCAAGCGACTGA
- a CDS encoding glutamine--tRNA ligase/YqeY domain fusion protein — protein sequence MSDQAGASNFIREIVTADLAAGKHGNRVVTRFPPEPNGYLHIGHAKSICLNFGLAQDTPNGICHLRFDDTNPTTEDPEYVQAIQDDVRWLGFDWHEKMFFASDYFERLYEFAVRLIQKDLAYVDTLTAEDMRGYRGTLTEPGKNSPSRTRSAEENLELFRRMRAGEFADGTHTLRAKIDMASPNINLRDPVLYRIRHATHYRTGSAWCLYPAYDYAHPLSDALEGITHSICTLEFEDHRPLYNWVVEQADAPCRPRQIEFARLNLTYTVMSKRKLLELVSKKLVTGWDDPRLPTIKGLRRRGYTPEAIRAFCDHIGVAKREATVEMQLLEHFVREDLNTRSPRVMAVLRPIKIILDNYPEDQSEELEAINNPEDSAAGTRKVPFSRVLYIEQDDFREDPPKQFFRLAPGREVRLRYAYIIKCVGVTKDPQTGEITELHCTYDPTTMSGASQEQRKVKATIHWVSAAHAVKAEVRLYNSLLVTDLAKVPPDHDWTTYLNPASLERITNCLVEPSLRQTTPGTRYQFERLGYFCTDLDSTAEAPIFNRTVSLKDAWAKIEKAQPSR from the coding sequence ATGTCTGACCAGGCTGGTGCTTCGAACTTTATTCGCGAAATTGTGACCGCCGATCTCGCTGCCGGCAAACATGGCAACCGAGTGGTCACGCGCTTTCCACCTGAACCGAACGGTTATCTCCATATCGGCCATGCAAAATCTATTTGTCTGAACTTCGGTTTGGCACAGGATACCCCGAACGGCATTTGCCACCTGCGATTCGACGATACCAACCCGACCACCGAAGATCCTGAGTATGTCCAAGCCATTCAGGACGACGTCCGATGGCTGGGGTTCGACTGGCACGAGAAGATGTTTTTCGCCTCAGATTACTTCGAACGCCTCTACGAATTTGCCGTAAGACTGATCCAGAAAGACCTCGCCTACGTCGACACGTTGACGGCCGAAGACATGCGTGGTTATCGAGGCACCCTCACAGAACCCGGCAAAAACAGCCCTTCTCGCACCCGCTCTGCCGAGGAAAACCTTGAGCTCTTTCGACGTATGCGAGCAGGAGAGTTCGCCGACGGAACCCATACCCTCCGAGCCAAAATCGACATGGCCTCGCCCAATATCAACCTGCGCGACCCAGTCCTCTACCGCATCAGACATGCGACGCATTATCGAACCGGAAGCGCCTGGTGCCTGTACCCGGCCTACGACTATGCACATCCCCTCTCGGACGCACTTGAAGGGATCACGCACTCCATCTGCACCTTGGAGTTCGAAGATCACCGGCCGCTCTACAATTGGGTGGTCGAACAGGCTGATGCGCCGTGCCGACCACGGCAGATCGAATTTGCCCGTTTGAACCTGACCTATACCGTCATGAGTAAGCGGAAGCTGCTTGAGTTGGTCAGCAAAAAACTCGTGACCGGATGGGACGACCCACGATTGCCGACGATCAAAGGCCTCCGTCGCCGCGGCTATACGCCGGAAGCGATTCGGGCATTCTGTGACCATATCGGCGTCGCCAAGCGCGAGGCCACTGTCGAGATGCAGCTACTCGAGCACTTCGTTCGCGAAGACCTGAATACACGCTCGCCGAGAGTCATGGCGGTCTTGCGGCCGATCAAGATCATCCTCGACAACTACCCCGAGGACCAGTCCGAAGAGCTGGAGGCCATCAATAATCCGGAAGATTCTGCGGCAGGGACGAGGAAGGTTCCCTTTTCACGCGTCCTCTATATTGAGCAAGACGATTTCCGTGAAGATCCGCCCAAGCAATTTTTCCGGCTCGCGCCAGGACGCGAAGTACGGCTCCGGTACGCCTATATCATCAAATGCGTCGGGGTGACGAAAGATCCGCAGACCGGCGAGATCACTGAACTCCATTGCACCTACGACCCTACCACCATGAGCGGTGCCTCCCAGGAACAGCGCAAAGTCAAAGCCACCATCCATTGGGTCTCCGCAGCCCATGCCGTGAAGGCCGAAGTCCGTCTCTATAATTCTTTGTTGGTGACCGACCTGGCAAAAGTGCCGCCAGATCATGACTGGACGACCTATCTTAACCCCGCTTCATTGGAGCGAATCACAAACTGCCTCGTTGAGCCTAGTTTGCGACAGACAACGCCAGGCACTCGGTACCAATTCGAGCGTCTTGGATACTTCTGTACCGACCTAGACTCAACTGCTGAGGCACCGATCTTTAATCGCACGGTGTCGCTAAAAGATGCCTGGGCCAAGATCGAAAAGGCGCAACCATCCCGGTAA
- a CDS encoding PilZ domain-containing protein, translating to MIECREYPRVPVDMQVFFSSTNKTEIREGTMFDLSARGCAVTSMSSVQRGIAVRILIRATDLGSPITIESAAVRWSEGGEFGVEFLGLSEIDQRRLHRLLQITTPLQIQPS from the coding sequence ATGATTGAGTGCCGCGAATATCCACGAGTCCCCGTTGACATGCAGGTCTTCTTCTCCAGCACCAACAAGACAGAAATCCGCGAAGGCACGATGTTTGACCTGTCTGCCAGAGGATGCGCCGTCACCAGCATGTCGTCGGTTCAGCGTGGAATAGCCGTGCGAATCCTCATCAGAGCCACCGATCTAGGCTCACCGATCACGATCGAGTCCGCCGCAGTGCGTTGGAGTGAAGGCGGGGAGTTTGGCGTCGAATTTCTCGGCCTCTCGGAAATCGATCAGCGCCGCTTGCACCGATTACTGCAAATCACCACCCCGCTCCAGATCCAACCGAGTTAA
- a CDS encoding DNA gyrase inhibitor YacG: MTCPLCHQPTMWEGNTWRPFCSERCQMTDLGAWATDRYRIPGPDLTMDGSLPDSLEEEDDTDTP, from the coding sequence ATGACCTGCCCCCTCTGTCACCAACCCACCATGTGGGAAGGCAATACCTGGCGCCCCTTCTGCTCTGAACGATGCCAAATGACCGACCTCGGCGCCTGGGCAACCGACCGCTATCGCATACCAGGTCCCGACCTCACAATGGACGGCTCGCTTCCCGACTCGTTGGAGGAAGAGGACGACACCGACACACCGTAA
- a CDS encoding NAD(P)-dependent alcohol dehydrogenase encodes MLPTKGYAALTAKAALQPFSFTRRDVGPHDVLIAITHCGICHSDIHQARDEWGGSMFPMVPGHEIVGTISRVGSMVTRFHVGETAGVGCFVDSCRTCGPCREGSEQYCDAGMLFTYSGLDKNGQVTQGGYSTQIVVDEQYVLRIPSNLSPAGAAPLLCAGITTYSPLRHWGVGKYHKLAVVGLGGLGHMAVKIGKALGTDVTVLSTSERKRNDAARLGATDFALTSDPNTFTRLQRRFDFILDTVSAPHNYNDYVNLLKTDGTMILVGAPDKPAPLEPFPLILHRRRIAGSVIGGIRETQEMLEFCATHGIESDIELIPIQQVNEAYERVLKGDVRYRFVIDLASLK; translated from the coding sequence ATGTTGCCGACTAAAGGCTATGCCGCGTTGACCGCCAAGGCTGCCCTGCAACCCTTCTCTTTTACGCGACGAGATGTAGGCCCCCATGACGTACTCATCGCGATCACCCATTGCGGTATCTGCCATTCAGACATCCATCAAGCCCGCGACGAATGGGGCGGCTCGATGTTCCCCATGGTGCCGGGCCATGAAATTGTCGGCACGATCTCGCGGGTCGGGAGCATGGTCACGCGGTTCCATGTGGGTGAGACGGCTGGCGTCGGCTGTTTTGTGGATTCCTGCCGTACCTGTGGACCCTGTCGAGAAGGATCGGAGCAATACTGCGACGCCGGCATGCTCTTCACCTACAGCGGCCTGGATAAGAACGGCCAGGTCACTCAAGGCGGGTACTCCACACAGATCGTCGTGGATGAGCAATACGTGCTGCGGATTCCCTCAAACCTGTCGCCTGCCGGAGCGGCCCCGCTCTTGTGTGCTGGCATTACGACGTACTCCCCGCTTCGCCACTGGGGCGTCGGTAAGTATCACAAGCTTGCTGTGGTGGGATTGGGTGGATTAGGTCATATGGCGGTGAAGATCGGCAAGGCGCTCGGAACCGACGTCACTGTGTTGAGCACTTCTGAACGGAAGCGAAACGATGCCGCACGGTTAGGCGCGACAGACTTTGCTCTTACATCAGATCCCAATACCTTCACACGACTACAACGGCGCTTTGATTTCATCCTCGATACCGTCTCAGCCCCGCACAACTACAACGACTATGTGAACTTGCTCAAAACCGACGGAACCATGATTCTCGTGGGAGCGCCGGATAAACCGGCGCCGCTAGAGCCCTTTCCCCTGATTCTGCATCGCCGCCGGATCGCCGGATCGGTGATCGGAGGCATCCGAGAAACCCAGGAGATGCTCGAGTTCTGCGCCACGCACGGCATCGAATCTGATATTGAATTGATTCCGATCCAACAAGTGAATGAAGCCTATGAGAGAGTGCTTAAGGGGGATGTTAGATACAGATTCGTGATCGATCTGGCATCGCTGAAGTAG
- the gltX gene encoding glutamate--tRNA ligase, giving the protein MSQVRVRFAPSPTGFLHIGGVRTALFNWLFARQQKGVFVLRIEDTDQDRSTDESIQAILEGLKWVGLDWDEGPFRQTERIDIYRSYAMQLLEKGQAYWCACKAEELEARRKEAEAKGLSPKYDSRCRDRGLANLTGDAALRFKAPLEGETVVDDLIKGKIVFDNNVQDDLIILRSNGYPTYNFSVVVDDALMKITHVVRGDDHLTNTPRQVPIFQALGFPVPQFGHLPMILGSDKARLSKRHGATSIMAYRDMGYLPDAMVNYLVRLGWSHGDQELFTRQELIEKFAWRNVQTSPAVFNPEKLIWVNAEYIKISPPDQVAQALVPLLESAGLAAEVKAVQAGWLAQLVILVKERAKTLVEMVEWVRPYFGQAVAFDEEAAKKFLTPAIAPVLGKLLACFEAFPAFSKQQWEEAFKQLVEAEGMKMGQLAQPVRVALTGRTASPGLFEVMEVLGRDRTLFRLRLGIDRASRA; this is encoded by the coding sequence ATGAGTCAGGTCAGAGTTAGGTTTGCGCCCAGCCCAACGGGCTTTCTCCACATCGGTGGTGTTCGTACGGCTTTGTTCAATTGGTTGTTTGCCCGCCAGCAGAAGGGTGTGTTCGTCCTTCGCATCGAAGACACGGATCAGGACCGCTCGACCGATGAGTCGATTCAGGCCATTCTTGAGGGGTTGAAGTGGGTGGGGCTCGATTGGGACGAAGGCCCGTTCCGCCAGACCGAGCGCATCGACATCTATCGCAGTTATGCGATGCAACTGCTTGAGAAAGGGCAGGCCTACTGGTGCGCCTGCAAAGCGGAAGAACTCGAAGCCAGGCGGAAGGAAGCAGAGGCCAAGGGATTATCGCCGAAATATGACAGCCGGTGCCGAGACCGTGGCCTGGCCAATTTGACCGGCGATGCGGCATTGCGCTTTAAGGCCCCGCTAGAGGGGGAGACGGTGGTCGACGACCTCATCAAGGGCAAGATTGTCTTCGACAACAATGTGCAGGACGATCTGATCATCCTCCGGTCGAATGGCTACCCGACGTACAATTTTTCAGTCGTGGTCGATGATGCGCTCATGAAAATTACCCACGTAGTGCGTGGCGACGATCATTTGACCAACACGCCTCGGCAGGTTCCGATCTTTCAAGCCCTCGGGTTTCCCGTCCCCCAATTTGGGCATCTGCCGATGATCCTGGGTTCGGACAAAGCTCGTCTGTCGAAGCGGCATGGGGCCACCTCGATTATGGCTTATAGAGATATGGGTTATCTGCCGGATGCCATGGTGAACTATCTCGTTCGCTTGGGCTGGTCGCACGGAGACCAGGAACTGTTCACCCGCCAGGAGCTGATCGAGAAGTTCGCTTGGAGAAACGTGCAAACGTCCCCCGCCGTGTTTAATCCCGAGAAACTCATCTGGGTCAACGCAGAATATATCAAGATCAGCCCGCCGGATCAGGTCGCTCAGGCGTTGGTGCCCCTCTTGGAGTCAGCGGGACTTGCAGCCGAAGTCAAGGCTGTCCAGGCCGGTTGGCTCGCGCAACTCGTCATTCTCGTAAAGGAACGGGCGAAAACGCTGGTAGAGATGGTCGAGTGGGTGAGGCCCTATTTCGGGCAGGCTGTGGCGTTTGATGAAGAGGCCGCGAAGAAATTTTTAACCCCTGCCATCGCGCCAGTCCTCGGTAAATTGCTAGCTTGTTTCGAGGCCTTTCCTGCCTTTTCGAAGCAGCAATGGGAAGAGGCATTCAAGCAGCTGGTCGAAGCGGAGGGGATGAAGATGGGGCAGCTGGCTCAGCCAGTTCGTGTGGCCCTGACCGGTCGTACGGCCAGTCCTGGTCTCTTCGAGGTGATGGAAGTGTTGGGGCGAGACCGGACGTTGTTTCGACTCCGCCTGGGGATCGACCGGGCATCCCGCGCCTGA
- a CDS encoding FAD-dependent oxidoreductase, whose product MAERTQPATVLSITDLTPHVRQLVLLPTVQHIAFQPGQWVSLKLPVGAKPPLNRAYSMAAPGTPSGELTLIFDRIPGGIGSNYLYHLKPGDRTELSGPYGNFTLPVSLDRELILIARYTGLVPIRCMLKHLYAQRQTAAILLIAVAPAEEELLFHQALLTLAVTHPQFRYLPLVAAGGEQQGVDLTLSMLRPLIEGTAKVTPLLCGTKGFVRPLRAYFVEAGYDRKDVKTETYD is encoded by the coding sequence ATGGCGGAACGCACACAACCGGCGACGGTCCTCTCGATCACGGATCTTACGCCCCACGTTCGTCAGCTCGTACTCCTCCCTACTGTTCAGCACATCGCTTTTCAGCCCGGTCAATGGGTCTCACTTAAATTGCCAGTCGGTGCCAAACCACCGCTGAATCGAGCCTACTCGATGGCGGCGCCTGGCACTCCATCTGGCGAGCTGACACTCATCTTCGACCGCATACCGGGCGGCATAGGATCCAACTACCTCTACCACCTCAAACCTGGCGATCGCACGGAACTCTCGGGCCCCTATGGAAACTTCACCCTTCCGGTCTCACTCGATCGGGAATTGATCCTGATCGCCCGTTATACTGGCCTCGTCCCGATCCGCTGCATGTTGAAACATCTCTATGCACAACGACAGACGGCAGCGATCCTCCTAATTGCCGTCGCTCCGGCGGAGGAAGAATTACTCTTTCACCAGGCGTTGCTCACGTTGGCCGTCACCCATCCTCAGTTTCGCTACCTGCCCCTGGTGGCTGCCGGAGGGGAGCAGCAAGGCGTCGACCTCACGCTCTCTATGCTGAGGCCCTTGATTGAAGGGACTGCGAAAGTGACACCCCTACTGTGCGGCACGAAAGGATTTGTGCGGCCCCTGCGAGCCTATTTTGTCGAGGCGGGTTATGACCGGAAGGATGTTAAGACAGAAACCTACGATTAG
- a CDS encoding 2Fe-2S iron-sulfur cluster-binding protein yields the protein MGGTNPYIEKAEYELPQRAYTVTFIAPDGVVTKVEVDPAKIPYGPTGLPGSLLDVAMGSGVALEHVCGGVCACSTCHVIVKQGLESCSEGTDDEFDELEQAPVTTLQSRLGCQCVPNGTKDIVVEIPSVNKNLVREGH from the coding sequence ATGGGCGGGACCAATCCCTATATTGAAAAAGCTGAGTATGAGCTACCTCAGCGAGCCTACACCGTCACATTTATCGCCCCTGATGGCGTGGTGACGAAGGTTGAGGTCGATCCTGCCAAGATTCCCTATGGTCCGACCGGGCTTCCAGGGAGTCTCTTGGACGTGGCGATGGGCAGTGGGGTTGCGTTGGAACATGTCTGCGGGGGGGTCTGTGCCTGCTCGACTTGTCACGTCATTGTGAAGCAGGGGCTGGAGAGCTGCAGTGAAGGAACGGACGACGAGTTCGATGAGTTGGAGCAAGCGCCGGTTACGACGTTGCAGTCCCGACTCGGCTGCCAATGTGTGCCGAATGGGACGAAGGACATTGTGGTCGAAATACCGTCCGTGAACAAGAACCTCGTGCGGGAAGGGCACTAA
- a CDS encoding Rrf2 family transcriptional regulator: MLKISKKADYALMALQHIAAAQFGDVTPGRVVNTKEIAEEYNIPLELLAKVLQTLSKNALIESHNGPKGGYVLARRAHQITIAQILESIEGPLGITDCSHEKDGEFCMQRGNCNIRTPLLKVQDSIAQLLNNMTLQDMMGGTPLITIQSPTAQGVER; the protein is encoded by the coding sequence ATGTTGAAGATTTCAAAAAAAGCAGATTATGCCCTTATGGCGCTTCAGCATATCGCTGCGGCCCAGTTCGGTGACGTCACACCTGGGCGCGTGGTAAATACGAAGGAGATTGCGGAGGAATATAACATCCCCCTCGAACTCCTGGCCAAAGTGCTCCAGACTCTTTCCAAGAACGCATTGATCGAGAGTCACAATGGTCCCAAGGGTGGGTACGTCCTAGCCCGTCGCGCGCACCAGATTACGATCGCGCAAATTCTCGAAAGTATCGAAGGCCCATTGGGTATCACCGATTGTTCGCACGAGAAAGACGGCGAGTTCTGCATGCAGCGGGGAAATTGCAATATCCGCACTCCGCTCTTGAAAGTCCAGGACAGCATCGCCCAATTGCTCAATAACATGACCCTGCAAGACATGATGGGTGGCACACCCCTCATTACGATTCAGTCTCCCACGGCACAAGGAGTCGAACGATGA
- a CDS encoding IscS subfamily cysteine desulfurase: protein MKLPIFLDNHSTTPMDPRVLETMLPYFVEKFGNAASRNHAFGWAAEEAVENARKQIAKLIKADPKEIVFTSGATESDNLAIKGVLEMYGEKGNHIITSATEHRAVLDTVKVLEGKGKATATYLPVDKCGMVSPEDVRNAITEKTILISVMMANNEIGTINPIKEIGKIAKEKGILFHCDATQGVGKIPVDVQDMGIDLMSFTSHKMYGPKGVGALYVRKKNPRVRIVAQIDGGGHERGMRSGTLPVPLIVGFGKACELCEQEMTKETARLLAMRDRLEVSIMKALEESYLNGHPTNRLPGNLNISFAYVEGESLLMGMKDIALSSGSACTSATLEPSYVLRALGVGTELAHSSIRFGLGRFNTDDEIDYTIKKVVEIVTKLREMSPLYEMAKEGVDLKSVQWAAH, encoded by the coding sequence ATGAAACTGCCCATATTCTTAGACAACCATTCCACCACACCGATGGATCCACGCGTCTTGGAGACCATGCTCCCGTATTTCGTCGAAAAATTCGGGAACGCCGCCAGCCGCAACCATGCCTTCGGGTGGGCCGCGGAAGAAGCCGTCGAGAACGCCCGAAAGCAGATCGCGAAGCTGATCAAGGCTGATCCGAAAGAAATCGTCTTCACGAGCGGCGCCACTGAATCGGATAACCTCGCGATCAAGGGCGTGCTGGAGATGTATGGGGAAAAGGGCAACCATATCATTACGTCCGCCACCGAGCACCGCGCCGTGCTCGACACCGTCAAGGTATTAGAAGGCAAGGGCAAAGCGACCGCTACCTATCTCCCCGTCGATAAATGCGGAATGGTCAGCCCCGAGGATGTGCGGAATGCGATCACGGAGAAGACGATCCTCATCTCCGTCATGATGGCGAACAACGAAATCGGCACGATCAACCCCATCAAAGAGATCGGCAAAATCGCCAAGGAAAAGGGCATCCTCTTCCACTGCGATGCGACACAGGGTGTCGGCAAGATCCCGGTCGACGTGCAGGACATGGGCATCGATCTGATGTCCTTCACCAGCCACAAGATGTACGGACCCAAGGGGGTTGGAGCGCTCTATGTGAGAAAGAAGAATCCTCGCGTTCGCATCGTCGCCCAGATTGACGGCGGCGGACACGAGCGCGGCATGCGCTCCGGGACACTTCCGGTGCCCCTCATCGTGGGATTCGGCAAGGCCTGCGAACTCTGCGAGCAAGAGATGACCAAGGAGACGGCACGGTTGCTTGCGATGCGCGACCGGCTGGAGGTCAGTATCATGAAGGCCCTCGAAGAAAGTTATCTGAACGGTCACCCGACCAACCGGCTCCCCGGCAACCTCAATATCTCCTTTGCCTATGTGGAGGGCGAGTCCTTGCTGATGGGCATGAAAGACATTGCCCTTTCATCCGGCTCGGCCTGTACGTCGGCTACATTGGAGCCCTCCTACGTGCTCCGCGCATTGGGAGTTGGAACAGAGCTGGCACATTCCTCGATCCGTTTCGGCCTGGGTCGCTTCAACACGGATGACGAAATCGATTATACGATCAAAAAAGTGGTCGAAATCGTCACGAAGTTGCGCGAAATGTCCCCGCTCTATGAGATGGCAAAAGAAGGCGTCGATTTGAAATCAGTTCAATGGGCTGCCCACTGA
- the iscU gene encoding Fe-S cluster assembly scaffold IscU, which translates to MAYSDKVVDHFNNPRNMGSFKKDEEGVGTGMVGAPECGDVMKLQIKVQNDMIVDAKFKTFGCGSAIASSSLATEWLKGKTIEEAQKIKNTDIVQELNLPPVKIHCSVLAEDAIKAALADYQKKADGTTTAAK; encoded by the coding sequence ATGGCCTACAGTGACAAAGTCGTCGATCATTTCAACAACCCCCGCAACATGGGATCTTTCAAGAAAGACGAAGAAGGGGTCGGCACCGGTATGGTCGGAGCCCCGGAGTGCGGTGACGTAATGAAGCTCCAGATCAAGGTGCAGAACGACATGATCGTGGACGCAAAGTTCAAGACCTTCGGCTGCGGATCCGCGATCGCCAGTTCAAGCCTCGCCACCGAGTGGCTCAAGGGCAAGACGATCGAGGAAGCGCAGAAAATCAAGAACACTGACATCGTGCAGGAGCTGAACTTGCCGCCCGTGAAGATCCATTGTTCCGTACTGGCTGAGGACGCCATCAAGGCCGCCCTCGCGGACTACCAAAAGAAAGCCGACGGCACCACGACTGCCGCGAAGTAA
- a CDS encoding iron-sulfur cluster assembly accessory protein, with amino-acid sequence MDTTNAETQAPVITLSEAAMKEVKRLINVQGLTEGGLRLGVKGGGCSGLSYTINFDEKIGPHDQVHDIDGVKVIVDAKSAIYLQGTQLDFQKDLLGGNFKFVNPNADKTCGCGESFSA; translated from the coding sequence ATGGATACCACGAATGCAGAGACCCAGGCTCCGGTGATTACGCTCAGCGAGGCGGCCATGAAGGAAGTCAAACGCCTCATCAACGTGCAAGGCCTCACGGAAGGCGGGCTCCGCCTCGGTGTAAAGGGCGGCGGCTGCTCAGGCCTGAGCTACACGATCAACTTCGACGAAAAAATCGGTCCGCATGACCAAGTCCATGACATTGATGGCGTAAAAGTGATTGTTGACGCCAAGAGCGCCATTTATCTTCAAGGCACGCAGCTGGACTTCCAGAAAGACTTGCTGGGCGGAAACTTCAAGTTCGTCAATCCGAATGCCGACAAAACTTGCGGCTGTGGAGAGTCCTTCTCCGCGTAA
- the hscB gene encoding Fe-S protein assembly co-chaperone HscB, with the protein MDHEHTHSSNPRELQMARSMCWHCQSEVSGEYFCDRCVKVQPVSKETDYFTCFGFPRRLTIDPGKLEAKFYELSRAFHPDFYQNKSETEQSISLGNAATLNSAYRTLRDPIQRVEYLLDLEAGSVKEIRNSPPADLFEEILELQDTLDEYRASDRTSDPGQQLRTTLQAEQQTLEERKRDMETQLQQLFTDWDLLQDRGEATSQARSERDSLLKQMRETLSNRTYVKSIINDLVATIG; encoded by the coding sequence ATGGACCATGAACATACCCACAGCTCAAACCCTCGTGAGCTCCAGATGGCCAGGAGCATGTGCTGGCACTGTCAGTCCGAGGTGTCCGGTGAATACTTCTGCGATCGCTGCGTCAAAGTCCAGCCGGTGTCGAAAGAGACCGATTACTTCACGTGCTTCGGATTCCCGAGGCGGCTGACCATCGACCCGGGTAAACTGGAAGCGAAGTTCTACGAACTCAGCCGTGCGTTTCACCCTGACTTCTATCAGAACAAGAGCGAAACGGAGCAAAGCATCAGCCTCGGCAATGCCGCGACGCTCAATTCAGCCTATCGTACGCTCCGCGATCCGATTCAGCGTGTCGAATATCTGCTCGATCTGGAAGCTGGCTCCGTGAAGGAGATCAGAAATTCGCCGCCAGCCGATCTCTTCGAGGAGATCCTCGAGCTGCAAGACACGCTCGACGAGTATCGGGCCTCCGATCGCACATCGGATCCGGGGCAGCAGCTCCGCACAACACTCCAAGCTGAACAACAGACGCTGGAAGAACGCAAACGGGATATGGAGACCCAACTCCAGCAGCTCTTCACCGATTGGGATCTTCTTCAAGATCGGGGTGAAGCGACCAGCCAAGCCCGATCAGAACGAGACAGTCTGCTGAAGCAGATGCGGGAAACTCTCTCCAACCGGACCTACGTCAAAAGTATCATCAACGACCTCGTTGCAACCATCGGATAA